From Streptomyces sp. Edi4, one genomic window encodes:
- a CDS encoding D-alanyl-D-alanine carboxypeptidase: MTLTAPTGATPPPNAPATGGPAGAPPPLDLLAQLTNTPPKPETPVRTVARRIKIWGTLAVLLAIVVVTVQALRPLPAPALELTVPASHTAGGGALSLPWPTEGQAVVDIDGLGRMGTYGEMKPLPIGSVAKVMTTYLILRDHPLKPGDKGPMIPVDQKAQDDYTTGVPQRESVVEVKAGQQISEREALQAVMLPSANNVARLLARWDASTEETFIKKMNDTAKEFGMTNTTYTDASGLKESTVSTAEDQVKLGKRAMAVPTFREITRLPSYTSTTTSGGSTVETARTQRNFNSLVPLYGVVGIKTGSTTKAGGNLLFAAEKTVGDSKQLIIGAVFGQHKPNIIETATAASKNLILAAGKSLRNETVVKKGEVVGRMDDGLGGTVPVVAAKDLAVPVWSGAAVGIKLTDDGKKLPHSAKAGTVVGTLTVGGGTGEVKVPVTLRDDLSEPSFGSKITRLG, encoded by the coding sequence ATGACGCTGACAGCGCCGACCGGAGCCACCCCGCCCCCGAACGCGCCCGCGACCGGCGGCCCGGCGGGCGCCCCACCGCCACTCGACCTGCTGGCCCAGCTCACCAACACCCCGCCCAAACCCGAGACACCTGTCCGCACGGTGGCGCGCAGGATCAAGATCTGGGGCACGCTCGCCGTGCTGCTCGCCATCGTCGTCGTGACGGTCCAGGCGTTGCGTCCGCTCCCGGCGCCGGCCCTCGAACTCACCGTCCCGGCGAGCCACACCGCGGGCGGCGGCGCACTGTCGTTGCCGTGGCCGACGGAGGGCCAGGCCGTGGTGGACATCGACGGCCTTGGCCGGATGGGCACGTACGGGGAGATGAAACCGCTCCCCATCGGCAGCGTCGCCAAGGTCATGACCACCTACCTGATCCTGCGGGACCACCCACTGAAGCCCGGCGACAAGGGCCCGATGATCCCGGTCGACCAGAAGGCGCAGGACGACTACACCACCGGTGTCCCGCAGAGGGAGTCGGTGGTCGAGGTCAAGGCGGGCCAGCAAATCTCCGAACGGGAGGCCCTGCAAGCCGTCATGCTGCCCTCGGCCAACAACGTCGCCCGCCTGCTGGCCCGTTGGGACGCGTCGACGGAGGAGACGTTCATCAAGAAGATGAACGACACAGCCAAGGAATTCGGGATGACCAACACCACGTACACGGACGCGAGCGGTCTGAAGGAATCCACCGTCAGCACCGCGGAGGACCAGGTGAAGCTCGGCAAGCGGGCGATGGCCGTCCCGACGTTCCGCGAGATCACGCGGCTGCCCTCGTACACGTCGACCACGACGTCGGGCGGCAGCACCGTCGAAACCGCGAGGACCCAGCGCAACTTCAACTCGCTCGTGCCCCTGTACGGCGTCGTGGGCATCAAGACGGGATCCACGACCAAGGCGGGCGGCAACCTGCTGTTCGCCGCGGAGAAGACGGTCGGCGACAGCAAGCAGCTGATCATCGGCGCTGTGTTCGGCCAGCACAAGCCGAACATCATCGAGACGGCGACCGCCGCGAGCAAGAACCTGATCCTCGCGGCGGGCAAGTCGCTCAGGAACGAGACCGTGGTGAAGAAGGGCGAGGTGGTCGGCCGGATGGACGACGGCCTCGGCGGTACGGTCCCGGTCGTGGCGGCCAAGGACTTGGCGGTCCCCGTCTGGTCCGGCGCCGCCGTCGGGATCAAGCTGACGGACGACGGCAAGAAGCTGCCACACAGCGCCAAGGCGGGCACGGTGGTGGGCACACTGACCGTGGGCGGCGGCACCGGTGAGGTGAAGGTGCCCGTCACGCTCAGGGACGACCTGTCGGAGCCGTCGTTCGGGTCGAAGATCACCCGGCTCGGCTGA
- a CDS encoding DUF2165 domain-containing protein, with amino-acid sequence MASRFRFGARGGGGARPGRAAGLPALPLAAALLTATVALYITLVAFGNITDFDTNRQFVRHVLAMDTTFKDPDLMWRAITSHTLQDIAYVLIIAWETVAALILIVAVVAWAAGLRGRAGLGRARRLSTAGLLMVLLLFGAGFMAVGGEWFAMWQSKAWNGLDAAARNFVVAGLVLVLVHLPGANESAD; translated from the coding sequence ATGGCCTCCAGGTTCAGGTTCGGGGCTCGCGGCGGGGGCGGTGCGCGGCCCGGGCGCGCGGCCGGGCTCCCGGCGCTGCCGCTCGCCGCGGCGCTGCTCACCGCCACGGTGGCGCTGTACATAACACTGGTCGCGTTCGGCAACATCACCGACTTCGACACCAACCGCCAGTTCGTGCGGCACGTCCTGGCGATGGACACGACGTTCAAGGACCCGGACCTGATGTGGCGGGCCATCACGTCGCACACGCTTCAGGACATCGCGTACGTCCTGATCATCGCCTGGGAGACCGTGGCGGCGCTGATCCTCATCGTCGCCGTCGTCGCGTGGGCCGCCGGGCTCCGCGGCAGGGCCGGGCTCGGCCGGGCCAGGCGGCTGAGCACCGCGGGGCTGCTGATGGTGCTGCTGCTGTTCGGGGCCGGGTTCATGGCGGTCGGCGGCGAGTGGTTCGCTATGTGGCAGTCGAAGGCATGGAACGGCCTGGACGCGGCGGCCCGCAACTTCGTGGTGGCGGGCCTGGTCCTCGTACTCGTCCATCTGCCGGGCGCCAACGAGTCGGCGGACTGA